From the genome of Gorilla gorilla gorilla isolate KB3781 chromosome 4, NHGRI_mGorGor1-v2.1_pri, whole genome shotgun sequence, one region includes:
- the LOC101125803 gene encoding chorionic somatomammotropin hormone 2 isoform X3, producing MMSLGCWSGSRTSLLLAFALLCLPWLQEAGAVQTVPLSRLFDHAMLQAHRAHQLAIDTYQEFEEAYIPKDQKYSFLHNSQTSFCFSDSIPTPSNMEETQQKSNLELLRISLLLIESWLEPVRFLRSMFANNLVYDTSDSDDYHLLKDLEEGIQTLMGRLEDGSRRTGQILKQTYSKFDTNSHNHDALLKNYGLLHCFRKDMDKVETFLRMVQCRSVEGSCGF from the exons ATGATGAGTCTGGGGTGCTGGTCCG GCTCCCGGACGTCCCTGCTCCTGGCTTTTGCCCTGCTCTGCCTGCCCTGGCTTCAAGAGGCTGGTGCCGTCCAAACCGTTCCGTTATCCAGGCTTTTTGACCACGCTATGCTCCAAGCCCATCGCGCACACCAGTTGGCCATTGACACCTACCAGGAGTTT GAAGAAGCCTATATCCCAAAGGACCAGAAGTATTCATTCCTGCATAACTCCCAGACCTCCTTCTGCTTCTCAGACTCTATTCCGACACCCTCCAACATGGAGGAAACGCAACAGAAATCC AACTTAGAGCTGCTCCGCATCTCCCTGCTGCTCATCGAGTCGTGGCTGGAGCCCGTGCGGTTCCTCAGGAGTATGTTCGCCAACAACCTGGTGTATGACACCTCGGACAGCGATGACTATCACCTCCTAAAGGACCTAGAGGAAGGCATCCAAACGCTGATGGGG AGGCTGGAAGACGGCAGCCGCCGGACTGGGCAGATCCTCAAGCAGACCTACAGCAAGTTTGACACAAACTCGCACAACCATGACGCACTGCTCAAGAACTACGGGCTGCTCCACTGCTTCAGGAAGGACATGGACAAGGTCGAGACATTCCTGCGCATGGTGCAGTGCCGCTCTGTGGAGGGCAGCTGTGGCTTCTAG
- the LOC101125803 gene encoding chorionic somatomammotropin hormone 2 isoform X1 — translation MMSLGCWSGSRTSLLLAFALLCLPWLQEAGAVQTVPLSRLFDHAMLQAHRAHQLAIDTYQEFEEAYIPKDQKYSFLHNSQTSFCFSDSIPTPSNMEETQQKSNLELLRISLLLIESWLEPVRFLRSMFANNLVYDTSDSDDYHLLKDLEEGIQTLMGVRVAPGVANPGTPLASRAGGEKHCCPLFSSKALTQENSPYSSFRLVNPPGLSLHPEGEGGKWMNERGREQCPSAWPLLLFLHFAEAGRRQPPDWADPQADLQQV, via the exons ATGATGAGTCTGGGGTGCTGGTCCG GCTCCCGGACGTCCCTGCTCCTGGCTTTTGCCCTGCTCTGCCTGCCCTGGCTTCAAGAGGCTGGTGCCGTCCAAACCGTTCCGTTATCCAGGCTTTTTGACCACGCTATGCTCCAAGCCCATCGCGCACACCAGTTGGCCATTGACACCTACCAGGAGTTT GAAGAAGCCTATATCCCAAAGGACCAGAAGTATTCATTCCTGCATAACTCCCAGACCTCCTTCTGCTTCTCAGACTCTATTCCGACACCCTCCAACATGGAGGAAACGCAACAGAAATCC AACTTAGAGCTGCTCCGCATCTCCCTGCTGCTCATCGAGTCGTGGCTGGAGCCCGTGCGGTTCCTCAGGAGTATGTTCGCCAACAACCTGGTGTATGACACCTCGGACAGCGATGACTATCACCTCCTAAAGGACCTAGAGGAAGGCATCCAAACGCTGATGGGGGTGAGGGTGGCGCCAGGGGTCGCCAATCCTGGAACCCCACTGGCTTCGAGGGCTGGGGGAGAGAAACACTGCTGCCCTCTTTTTAGCAGTAAGGCGCTGACCCAAGAGAACTCACCTTATTCTTCATTTCGCCTGGTGAATCCTCCAGGCCTTTCTCTACACCctgaaggggagggaggaaaatggatgaatgagagagggagggaacagTGCCCAAGCGCTTggcctctccttctcttccttcacttTGCAGAGGCTGGAAGACGGCAGCCGCCGGACTGGGCAGATCCTCAAGCAGACCTACAGCAAGTTTGA
- the LOC101125803 gene encoding chorionic somatomammotropin hormone 1 isoform X4, translating into MAPGSRTSLLLAFALLCLPWLQEAGAVQTVPLSRLFDHAMLQAHRAHQLAIDTYQEFEEAYIPKDQKYSFLHNSQTSFCFSDSIPTPSNMEETQQKSNLELLRISLLLIESWLEPVRFLRSMFANNLVYDTSDSDDYHLLKDLEEGIQTLMGRLEDGSRRTGQILKQTYSKFDTNSHNHDALLKNYGLLHCFRKDMDKVETFLRMVQCRSVEGSCGF; encoded by the exons ATGGCTCCAG GCTCCCGGACGTCCCTGCTCCTGGCTTTTGCCCTGCTCTGCCTGCCCTGGCTTCAAGAGGCTGGTGCCGTCCAAACCGTTCCGTTATCCAGGCTTTTTGACCACGCTATGCTCCAAGCCCATCGCGCACACCAGTTGGCCATTGACACCTACCAGGAGTTT GAAGAAGCCTATATCCCAAAGGACCAGAAGTATTCATTCCTGCATAACTCCCAGACCTCCTTCTGCTTCTCAGACTCTATTCCGACACCCTCCAACATGGAGGAAACGCAACAGAAATCC AACTTAGAGCTGCTCCGCATCTCCCTGCTGCTCATCGAGTCGTGGCTGGAGCCCGTGCGGTTCCTCAGGAGTATGTTCGCCAACAACCTGGTGTATGACACCTCGGACAGCGATGACTATCACCTCCTAAAGGACCTAGAGGAAGGCATCCAAACGCTGATGGGG AGGCTGGAAGACGGCAGCCGCCGGACTGGGCAGATCCTCAAGCAGACCTACAGCAAGTTTGACACAAACTCGCACAACCATGACGCACTGCTCAAGAACTACGGGCTGCTCCACTGCTTCAGGAAGGACATGGACAAGGTCGAGACATTCCTGCGCATGGTGCAGTGCCGCTCTGTGGAGGGCAGCTGTGGCTTCTAG
- the LOC101125803 gene encoding chorionic somatomammotropin hormone 1 isoform X2, translating to MAPGSRTSLLLAFALLCLPWLQEAGAVQTVPLSRLFDHAMLQAHRAHQLAIDTYQEFEEAYIPKDQKYSFLHNSQTSFCFSDSIPTPSNMEETQQKSNLELLRISLLLIESWLEPVRFLRSMFANNLVYDTSDSDDYHLLKDLEEGIQTLMGVRVAPGVANPGTPLASRAGGEKHCCPLFSSKALTQENSPYSSFRLVNPPGLSLHPEGEGGKWMNERGREQCPSAWPLLLFLHFAEAGRRQPPDWADPQADLQQV from the exons ATGGCTCCAG GCTCCCGGACGTCCCTGCTCCTGGCTTTTGCCCTGCTCTGCCTGCCCTGGCTTCAAGAGGCTGGTGCCGTCCAAACCGTTCCGTTATCCAGGCTTTTTGACCACGCTATGCTCCAAGCCCATCGCGCACACCAGTTGGCCATTGACACCTACCAGGAGTTT GAAGAAGCCTATATCCCAAAGGACCAGAAGTATTCATTCCTGCATAACTCCCAGACCTCCTTCTGCTTCTCAGACTCTATTCCGACACCCTCCAACATGGAGGAAACGCAACAGAAATCC AACTTAGAGCTGCTCCGCATCTCCCTGCTGCTCATCGAGTCGTGGCTGGAGCCCGTGCGGTTCCTCAGGAGTATGTTCGCCAACAACCTGGTGTATGACACCTCGGACAGCGATGACTATCACCTCCTAAAGGACCTAGAGGAAGGCATCCAAACGCTGATGGGGGTGAGGGTGGCGCCAGGGGTCGCCAATCCTGGAACCCCACTGGCTTCGAGGGCTGGGGGAGAGAAACACTGCTGCCCTCTTTTTAGCAGTAAGGCGCTGACCCAAGAGAACTCACCTTATTCTTCATTTCGCCTGGTGAATCCTCCAGGCCTTTCTCTACACCctgaaggggagggaggaaaatggatgaatgagagagggagggaacagTGCCCAAGCGCTTggcctctccttctcttccttcacttTGCAGAGGCTGGAAGACGGCAGCCGCCGGACTGGGCAGATCCTCAAGCAGACCTACAGCAAGTTTGA